The nucleotide sequence ACTATTTCTACACTTTTTCCAGCAGTGAAAGCATTTAAAGAAGGGGAAATTGAAAAAATATTTTATTTGACTGCAAAGGGGACTACGGCATTATCTGCATTATCGGCGGTTGAGCTTCTAAATAAAAAGGGGCTTAGGTTAAAAACATTAATTTTGACTTCAAAGGAAAAGATATGTTTCAATGAAGAAACAAATTGCAATCCTGAGGAATGTATTTATGCAAAGGGTCATTATGATAGAGTAAATGATGCTATTAAGGATTTACTTAAAAATGAGGATATCTACAATAGAGAGATAATAGAGGAGTATGCTAAGAAGTACAATGTATGTCCGTTTGAATTATCTCTTGATATGTCTTTGTGGTGCGATTTAGTAATATGCGATTATAATTATGTGTTTGACCCTTCAGTGTATTTGAAGAGATTTTTTTCAGATGCAAAGGGAGGATATGTGTTTTTAGTGGATGAGGCTCACAACCTTCCTGACAGAGCAAGGGATATGTATTCTTCAGAGCTTTATAAGAGCAAAGTGATGTTTTTGAAAAAAAATTTATCTAAAAAGGACTACATCTATAAAACCATAAACAATATAAATTCTTTTTTTATAAATCTAAAGAAATTAAGTGAGGATAAGGGATATATAATTGATGAAGATGATAACTACGAAGAAGCAGCTAAAGTAATTTATAAATTTCTAAACAAGTGTGAAAAATGGATTCTTGAAAATAAGGAACATAAGATTTATAAAGAAATGCAGGAATTTTATTTGGATGCTTTCAAATTTATAAAGACATATGAATTGTATTCGGATAATTATATTTTTTATGGTGAAAAAATATCTTCTGATTTTAAGATAAAGCTATTTTGTTTAGACCCATCTAAGTTTATTGAGGAAACTGTTAAGAAGGGTATAAGTGCAGTATTTTTTTCTGCAACCTTAAGCCCTATGAATTATTTTAAAGAAATATTAGGAGCAGAAGAAGGGGACTATAATGCTACCTTTGCCTCTCCTTTTTCAGAGGACAATAGATGCATATTTATTGCTAAAAATATTTCAACTAAGTATGCTAAAAGAGAACAAAATTATGATGCAGTAGTTCAGTATATAAGAAGTTTTGTGCTTCAGAAAAAAGGAAATTACATGATATTCTTTCCATCATATAAATATATGAATAATATTTACGATAGGTTTAGTGCAGGTGAGGATTATGAGGTTATACTTCAAAAAAGCAGCATGGATGAAACTGAAAAGAATGATTTTTTAGCTGCATTTAACGATGAAAGCGAAAAGGGAACTATAGGTTTTTGTGTTCTTGGGGGTGTATTTTCAGAGGGTATTGATCTTAAGGGAGAAAGATTAATAGGAGCAGTTATAGTAGGGGTAGGTCTTCCTATGATTTGTTTAGAAAGAGATATGATAAAGAAATATTTTGACAATAGGAATAACCTAGGGTATGAATATTCATATATGTATCCAGGAATGAATAAAGTACTTCAAGCAGCAGGAAGGGTAATACGCTCGGAAAGTGATAAAGGAGCCATCATGCTTTTGGATGAAAGATTTGCGAAGTATTCTTATAAGAAGCTTATGCCTTCTGAATGGGAAAATGCCATATACAGCAGTGGAAATTTAGAAATTGAAAAAAAACTAGAAATATTTTGGGCAGATTGGTAAAAATGCAAGTTTTCTATTGAAAAAATTCACTTTATCATTATAATATTTAATAACGGTATTTTTAAAAAAATATATAATTTATACTGCGATTTGTTGAAAGTTTTGTTTTTTTTGCAATATAAAGTTAATAATGATAGAATTGGGGGCTAAGATATGACAAGAAATATTGGATATCCTGAAAAGCAGGGGCTATATGATCCAGCTTTTGAAAAGGATAATTGTGGAATTGGCTTTATTACCAGCATAAAAGGTGAAAAAAGTCATGACATAGTAAAAAAAGGTATAGAAATTCTCGTTAACTTAACGCATAGAGGGGCTGTTGGCGCAGATACAAAAACTGGTGATGGAGCAGGAATAATGCTGCAAATTCCAGATGAATTTTTCAGAATTAACTGTGATAATCTTGGTATTGAACTTCCTGAAAGTGGTAAATATGCTGTTGGAATGATTTTTCTGCCTAAAGAAACAGCATTATCATATCAATGTGAAGGTATACTTGAAAGAGCAGTAGAAGAACAGGGGCAGAAGGTTTTAGGATGGAGAGTTGTTCCTAGAGATAACAGGTCTATTGGGGAAACAGCAAAGGGCAGTGAGCCTGTTATAAAGCAGATATTTATAGGAAGCAATTGTGAAAACCAAACTGATTTTGAAAGAAATCTCTATATAATAAGAAAAAGAGCTGAAAGTGAAGTTAAAAGACTAGTAGAAAGAGGATCGGAGTACTTTTATATATGCAGTCTTTCAAGTAGAACTATAGTGTACAAGGGACTTTTGCTTGCAGATCAAATAAAAAGCTTTTATATGGATTTAAACGATATAAATTTCAAGAGTGCTATTGCTTTGGTTCATCAAAGATATAGTACTAATACTTTTCCTACTTGGGATTTAGCTCAACCATTTAGATTCTTAGCTCATAATGGAGAGATAAATACTATAAGAGGGAATAGAAATTGGATGAATGCACGTGAAGGTGTTTTAAAATCTGATGTTTTTGGAAAGAAAATATCTGATTTATTTCCTATAGTAAACCCAAAGGGAAGCGATTCAACTTCTTTGGATAATACATTTGAACTTTTAGTTGCTGACGGAAGGCCACTAGCACAGGCACTTATGATGCTTATTCCAGAGGCTTGGGAAAACAATGAAAGCATGGAGACATGGAAAAGGGCATTTTATGAGTATCAGGGAACTTTAATAGAGCCTTGGGATGGTCCAGCAGCAGTTGCATTTACAGATGGTCAGCAGGTTGGAGCTGTTCTAGATAGAAATGGACTTAGACCAGCAAGGTATCTTATAACTAAAAACAATATAGCTGTTTTGGCTTCAGAAGCTGGTGTTTTAAAATTTGAGCCTGAAGAAATAGCTTATAAAGGGAGACTTAAACCTGGAAAGATGTTCCTTATAGATACAAAAGAAGGAAGAATAATTGATGATGAAGAAATAAAAAAATCAATTTGTTTAGATAAAGAGTATGAAAAAATAGTAGAAAAGAATAAATTTACTTTAGATGATTTTGAAGCAACTGTTGGAGAAGAAGTAGTAAATGATGAAGTTTTGAAAGAAAAACAGCAGGCTTTTGGGTATACTCTTGAAGACTTAAGGGTAATACTTGGCCCTATGGCAGCTACTGGTAAAGAACCTTTGGGATCAATGGGAAATGACGCTCCTTTGGCCGTTCTTTCAAATAAATCACAACTGCTTTTTGCATACTTTAAGCAGCTGTTTGCTCAAGTAACTAATCCTCCTATAGACCCTATACGAGAGGAAATGGTTACATCTCTTGTGAATTATATAGGTTCTCAAGGAAACATATTGAATAAAGATACTGAAGCTGTTCCTTTTATAGAAATAAATTCTCCTATTTTGACAGATCTTGAAATGGAGAAGATTAAGAATCTTAGAAATAAGGATTTCAAGACAACTACAATACCTATTACATTTAAATATGATACAGGAATTGACGGATTTAAAGAAGCACTTGAGAAGATTTGTGAAAGAGCTTCTAAGAGAATAGAAGAGGGATTTAATGTAATTGTTCTAAGTGATAAGCACATAGATTCCTATGAGGCAGCTATACCTAGTTTACTTGCATTAAGTGCTGTTCAGCATCATTTAATAAAGGAAAAAACTCGTACAAAGGTATCTATTGTAGTTGAGACTGGAGAAGCAAGAGAAACTATGCATTTTGCACTGCTCGTTGGCTACGGTGCAACAGCAGTAAATCCTTACATTGCTTTTGAGTCAATTAGGCAAATTGTAAGGGAAAAGGATATTGAAGTAGAAAGTCAAGAAAAAGCTATAGAAAATTATATTTATGCTATAAATCATGGAATATTAAAGATATTATCTAAAATGGGAATATCCACACTTAGAAGCTATCATGGTGCTGAAATTTTTGAAGCAGTAGGACTTAGCAGTAAACTTGTAAGTGAATACTTTGAAGGAACACCATCTAGAATTGAAGGAATAGGCATAGATGAGGTAGCAAAAGAAGTATTAAATAGATATAAAAATGCTTTTAATAAAATAAGAAAACCAGTATCTGTTTTAAGCGTTGGAGGACAGTATTCTTGGAGAAAAAATGGTGAATATCATTTGTTCAATCCAGATACTATATATAGACTTCAGGTTTCAGCTAGAACTGGAAACTATAAAATGTTTAAAGAGTATTCTCATATTATAAACGATCAGGACAAGAATCTTTGCACTATAAGAGGCTTGTTTGAATTCAAAGACTTAAAACCTATACCACTTGAAGAGGTGGAGCCTGTAAATGAAATATTAAAAAGATTTTCATCAGGAGCTATGTCCTTTGGTTCAATCAGCAAGGAAGCTCATGAGACTATAGCTATAGCTATGAATAGAATAGGCGGAAAGAGCAACAGTGGTGAAGGCGGAGAGGATAATGAAAGATACAAGGCTGATGCTAACGGCGATTTAAGAAGAAGTGCAATAAAGCAGATAGCTTCTGCTAGATTTGGAGTAACAGCAGAGTATTTAGTAAATGCTGATGAGCTTCAAATAAAAATGGCTCAGGGAGCAAAGCCTGGTGAAGGAGGACAACTCCCAGGAAGAAAGGTAGATGTCAATATAGCTAAGGTAAGACATTCTACACCAGGAATAGACCTTATTTCTCCACCACCGCATCATGATATATACTCTATTGAGGATTTAGCTCAACTTATATTTGATTTAAAATGTGTGAACCCTTCATCAAGAATAAGCGTAAAGCTTGTTTCTGAAGTTGGAGTTGGAACTGTAGCAGCGGGTGTTGCTAAGGCACATGCAGATTCAATACTTATAAGTGGTCATGATGGAGGTACAGGTGCATCACCTATATCATCAATAAAACATGCTGGAATTCCATGGGAGCTTGGATTATCAGAAGCACAGCAGGTACTGCTTTTAAATAATTTAAGAAGCAGAGTAGTTCTTCAAACAGATGGACAATTAAAAACAGGTAGAGATGTTGTAATAGCAGCTCTTCTTGGAGCAGAGGAATTTGTTTTTGCATCTACCATACTTGTATCCTTAGGATGTGTAATGCTTAGAAACTGCCATCTTAATACTTGTGAAATGGGAATAGCAACTCAAGACCCTGAACTTAGAAAAAGATTTAAAGGAAAACCTGAATATGTTATAAACTTCCTTACATTTATAGCACAGGAAGTAAGAGAGTACATGGCACAGCTTGGCTTTAGAACTATAAATGAAATGGTTGGAAGAGTTGATAAAATACAGGCAAAGAATGCTGTAAGTCACTGGAAGGCTAAAGGGATTGACCTTTCTAAAATATTATACAAGCCTGACATGCCAAAGAGAATAAAACCATATTGTACAGTAGCTCAAGAGCATGGTTTAGATAGAATAATGGACTACAAGTTAATTCAAATAGCAAAAGATGCTTTGAACTCTAAGAAAAGTGTGGTTGGAAACTTTGAAATTAAAAATGTAGATAGATCAGTGGGAGCTATGCTGAGTGGTAAAATTGCAAAGATATACGGAGAAAATGGACTTCCAGATGATACTATAAGATTTAATTTCTTTGGTTCAGCAGGTCAAAGCTTTGGAGCTTTTGGAATGAAGGGTATGACAATTGTGCTTGAAGGAGAAGCCAATGATTATGTTGGAAAGGGCTTATCAGGAGCCAAAATAGTAATAAAAACTCCTGAAAGAGCAAGTTATAAGCAGGAAGAAAATGTTATAGCTGGAAACACCATTTTATACGGAGCAACCAGTGGAAAACTATTCATAAATGGAATGGTTGGAGAACGTTTTGCTGTAAGAAATAGTGGAGCATATGCTGTTGCTGAAGGTACAGGAGACCACTGCTGTGAATATATGACTGGTGGAATTGCTGTGGTACTTGGAGAGACAGGAAGAAACTTTGGAGCTGGTATGAGTGGAGGTATGGCATTTATTCTTGATGAAAATGACACTTTTAATGATAAATGCAAAGCTGAAACTCTTGAAATTACTAGTGACTACGATGAGGAAGATGAAAAAGTTCTTCGTGGCTTAATTGAGGAGCACTACAATTACACTAATAGTGATAAAGCTAAAGTTATATTAGAAAATTGGGGCGAATATAAGACAAAAATAAAAAAGGTTATTCCAACAGCATATAAATTGATACTTGAAAAATCAAAACAAAAAGCTGCTGCAGTTAATATGTAAGGGGGCGGAAAAATGGGAAAGGTAACTGGATTTAAAGAATACGATAGAGAAGAGTCGCCATCTCGTCCAATCGATGAGAGAATAAAGGACTACAAAGATGTTCATATGGGACTTGACAAGGAAAAGCTGAAAATTCAAGGTGCAAGATGTATGGAATGTGGTACTCCATTTTGTTCATGGGGCTGCCCTCTTGGAAATTTAATGCCTGACTTTAATGACATGGTATATAAAGGTGAGTGGAAAAAGGCTTATGAAAGGATATCTTTGACAAGCTGTTTCCCTGAATTCACAGGACGTATTTGTCCAGCTTTATGTGAAGGTTCGTGTACATTAAGTTACAATTCTGATGCTGTTTCAATAAAAGAAATTGAACTTGGAATTATAGAGGAAGCCTTTAAAAATGGATGGGTAAAGCCTAAGATTCCAAAGGTTAGAACAGGCAAAAGAATTGCAGTAATAGGATCAGGCCCAGCAGGACTTTCGGCAGCAGAAGAACTTAATTCTGTTGGACACAGCGTGGTGGTATTTGAAAGAGCTGATAAGGTAGGAGGACTTTTAAGATACGGCATTCCTGATTTTAAACTTGAAAAGCATGTAATAGATAGAAGAATTGACGTTATGGAAAAGTCTGGAATAGAGTTTAAAACCTCTACTAATGTAGGTTTTGATGTGAGTGCAGAAGAATTACTTAATGATTTTGATGTAGTTCTTCTTACAGGAGGCTCTACCATACCTAGAGATTTAAAAGTTGAAGGAAGAGAGAATATTAAAGGGGTGCATTTTGCTGTTGATTACTTAAAACAGCAGAATATGAGAAATGCTGGAATGGAAATTAAAGAAGAGGAAATAACTGCAAAGGATAAAGTTGTTGTGGTAATTGGAGGAGGAGATACTGGTTCAGACTGTATTGGTACTGCAATAAGGCAGGGTGCTAAAAAGGTATATCAGTACGAGATAATGGATAAACCTCCAGCTCAAAGGGATGAAACTATGCCTTGGCCTTTATTTCCTAGAGTGTTTAAAACCACTACATCTCATGAAGAGGGCTGTGAAAGATTATTCGGTGTTTCAACTAAAAAGCTAGAAGGAAAAGACGGTAAGCTTGAACTCCTTAAAGGTGTACAAGTTAAGTGGGAAAAAGATGAAAATGGAAAAATGTCCATGAAAGAGATAGAGGGCTCAGAGTTTGAAAAGAAGGTGGATTTGATACTTATTGCTATGGGATTTGTACATCCTCAGCATAAGGGTATAGTTGAAGATTTACAGCTGAAATTAGATTCTAGAGGAAATGTTTTTACTGATGAAAACTTTATGACAAGCCGAGAAAATGTTTTTGCAGCAGGGGATATGAGAAGAGGTCAATCACTTGTAGTATGGGCTATGCATGAGGGAAGACAATCAGCAAAAGAAATAGATAAATACCTTATGGGAGAAACTTCTCTTAGAGGATAGGTTTTACAGTAAAGGCAGAGGCTTATTAGGGCTTCTGCCTTTATTTTCTATATGTTTATATATTTATACTGAATTGACAATACAGCTGCCTTTTGATATTATAATAATACAAAGTAGAGTATTATTGTCGGAATTAAGGAAGTGAGTTAATGAAATTATCTACTAAAGGTCGATATGGAGTTAAAGCAATGGTAGATTTAGCGATTCATTATGGTGCTGAGCCAGTTTCAATAAAAAGTATATCAGAGAGGCAAAAGATATCAGAGGCTTATTTAGAGCAGCTTTTCGTTCCGCTTAGAAAATCAGGTCTAATTAAGAGCATACGAGGATCTCAAGGAGGATATGTTCTATCAAAAGATCCTAAAGATATTCATATATCAAATATCTTTGATGTTCTTGAAGGTCCAATAGAGATTTCAGACTGTGTAGAAAGCGACAGCTGTGATAATAGTGATTACTGCGTTACCCGTCTTTTGTGGGTTAAAATAAAGGAAAGCATAGACAATGTAACTAAGACTATAACCTTAAAAGATATGGTAGATGATTATAATTCTATTAAAAACCAATAGAGATTTTATATCCTTACATTTAATTGTACATGTATTAAATGTAAGGATATTTTATTTTTAGGTATATTAAAAGTAAAAGCATACATAATAAACACATGGTGATATATATGATTAGAAGTAGAGAATTTATAGGTGCAGATGTTTATTCTACAAAGGGAGAAAAAATAGGAGCAGTTGATGATGTTATCTTGAACTTTAGCTCTGGTTTTGTGTTAGGCTTTAAAATTAATAAAGGAAAAGTATTTAACAAACACTGCTGCATTTCTGTAAAAAATATGGTGAGTTTTACTTCCAAGATGATTGTAAACTATGTGCCCTATAAAGGGAGTTTTATAAGGTTTAATAGCATAAAAAATATGGATGTTATAAATTATGACGGTACAATTCTTGGAATGGTTGAGGAAATAATGTTTGATGAAAAGACCTTTAAAATCAAGGGAATTATTGTATCAAGAGGTTTTTTCGCTAACCTAGTTTCGGGGAAAAAAATAATACTGGAAGGCAACTATATGCTGGGTAAGAAAAATTTGTTCTGTTTTTCCAATGATAAAAATTTAAGTTTTGTAAGGGTGTTTCACTCGATTTCAATGGAAGATGATAAAAATGAAAAAAATATATAGATATATTATTTTAATTCTTGGCATTATTTTAACCTATATTTTGCTTTATTTATTGTTTAAAAAAGTTAAAATTTTAAGTGAAATAATTTATATTATTTTAGTAGCTTTTTTAATTGCGTACACTGTTAAACCTTTTCATAAGTGCCTTGTAAAAAAGGGCTTAAGTGCTAGAAAATCCGCAGCATTTCTTTTAGGTAGTTTAACGCTTTTTTGTATATTGTTCATGTTTTTTTTAGTGCCTTCTATATTTAAAGAAACACTTAATATAAATATGACTAAAAATGAAATACAGTATTATATAGACTTTTTAAATAAGAAGTTAAAACCTACGCTTCAAGGAATGGCTGGAGAAACTTTTATAGTTACCATATACTCAAAGTTTAATAATGAACTTAGGGAAATAGTATCGAAGCTCTTTAATTTCGTTATGAGTATTGGAAAAAACATAGTTGATATTGCAATAGTTCCAATAATATCATATTATTTTCTTGCAGATGGGGAAAACATAAGAAACAAAATACTAGTAATATTCCCTTTGAGCTATAGGAAGCTTGTAAAGAAAATAATGTGTGATGTAGATAATGTTTTAAGCAAATACAATGTGACTCAAATAATATTATGTACCTTTGTAGGCTTGCTTACATTCATTATCCTTATAGTATTTAAAGTTGATTATCCTATAATATTGTCCATAGTAAATGGCTTGTTTAATATAATACCGTACTTTGGTCCTATTTTTGGAGCTATTCCAGCTATAATCATAGCATTTTTACACTCCACAAAGGTTGGTATTTATACTACAGTATGCCTTTACATTGTTCAAATAATAGAGGGTAATTTGATTGCACCCAAAATAACAGGGGAATCCATTGACATGCACCCTTTAATTGTAATAATTTTATTGATAGCTGGAGAAAAAATTGCTGGCTTTTGGGGAATGATACTTGCTATACCTGTAGGAGTCATAATAAAAGTTATTTATGAGGATTTGAATTATTACCTTTTTTAGTAGTTTATATTGACATATGCAGATTTATCTTTTATAATATGTGTTAGTTATATTAGAGTGATGATGAGAATTAGTAAAATCAATTTGCATATAAAGAGAAGAAGTGGTTGGTGAAAACTTCCTATGTAATGATTTGAAGCTATCTCTGAACTTTTTTAAGAGAGACACTTTATTTTAGTGTAATTAGGGTGGTACCGCGGAATTATAGCTTTCGTCCCTTTGTTTAGGGATGAAGGCTTTTTTGTATATTGAATTAAATTGGAGGAGATTGGATTATGAAATACATGGGATTAAATGATATAAGAGAAAGCTACTTGAGTTTTTTTGAGAAAAAAGAGCATTTAAGACTTCCGAGTTTTTCACTCATACCGAAAAATGACAAGAGTCTTTTGCTTATAAATGCGGGTATGGCTCCTTTAAAACCTTATTTTACTGGACTTCAAACTCCACCTAAAACAAGAGTAACAACATGTCAAAAGTGTATAAGAACTGGAGATATAGAAAATATAGGAAAAACTTCAAGACATGGTACATTTTTTGAGATGCTTGGAAACTTTTCTTTTGGAGATTATTTTAAAGAAGAAGTTATTTCATGGGCGTGGGAGTATATAACAGAAGTACTTAAGTTCCCTAAGGATAGAATATATATAACAATATATCTTGATGACGATGAAGCATTCAAAATTTGGACTGAAAAAGCAGGAGTTGATCCTAGTAGAATATTTAGGTTCGGAAAAGAAGATAATTTTTGGGAGCACGGCTCAGGTCCTTGCGGTCCATGTTCTGAAATGCACTTTGATAGAAGAGAAAAGCCTGATCTTATAAAAACAAGAGAAAAATTTATTGAGCTTCAAGATAAGGATGAAGTAATTGAGTTTTGGAACTTAGTTTTCACTCAATTTGATAAAGATGAAGATGGAAACTACAATAAGCTTAAAAATCCTAATATTGATACGGGTATGGGGCTTGAAAGAATAGCAACTATAATGCAAAATACAGACAGCATATTTGAAATAGACACTATAAGAGAGGTGTTAGATGCTGTATGTAAAATATGTAATGTAAAATATGGTGAGAACCATAAAAATGATGTTTCTCTTAGAATAATAACAGATCACATAAGAAGTGTAACTTTCATGATAAGTGATGGTATATTACCTTCTAATGAGGGAAGAGGATATGTACTTAGAAGACTTCTTAGAAGAGCAGCAAGACATGGTAAAACTTTAGGAATAGAAAAAACATTCTTATGCGGATTGTGTGATGTGGTTATAAAAAATTCTAAAGGTGCTTATAAAGAACTTGAGGAAAAGCAAGATTATATTAAGAATGTAATTGAAATAGAAGAAAAAAGATTCGATGAAACACTTGACAGCGGCATGGAAATATTAAAGAATTATATAGATGAATTGTCTCTTGAAAACAAAAAAGTAATGTCCGGTGAAAAAGCATTCAGATTGTACGATACCTACGGTTTTCCTGTAGAACTTACTCAAGAAATATTAGAAGAAAAGGGCATTGAAATTGACATGAATGATTTCCATAGTGAAATGGAAAAGCAGAAAAATAGAGCAAGAGATGCAAGAGAAGAATCAAATTACATGGGTAAAGAAATAAAATTAATTGATAAATTACCTGAAAGTGTTACTACAAAATTTGTAGGATATAATTCTACAAGTACAGATTCAAAGGTTGAAGTTTTAATAAAAGATGATGAGTTTGTTTCCACTATAAACGAAGGAGAAAGTGGAATTGTTGTAACAGAGGAGACACCTTTTTATGCAGAGATGGGTGGACAAATAGGAGATAAAGGTATTATTTTTGGTAAAAATGGAGAAGCTAAAGTTGTTGACTGCAAGAACAATATATCAGGGAAAATAATACATATAGTTCAGGTAGTAAAAGGCTCAATAGAAAAGAATGAAAATGTTACTCTTGAAGTTAACTATAAAAAGAGAAAAGATATATGTAAGAATCATACAGCCACTCATATGCTTCAAGCAGCACTTAAAAAGGTTGTAGGAAGTCATATAAATCAATCAGGTTCTTATGTTGATAATGAAAGATTGAGATTTGATTTTACACATTTCACAGCTCTTACTGATGAAGAAATTTTAAAAGTAGAAGCTATGGTTAATGATGAAATAATGGCTGCATATGATGTGAAAACTGATATAATGTCTGTTGACGAAGCAAAGAAAACAGGAGCTATGGCTTTATTTGATGAAAAGTATGGCAATAGGGTAAGAGTAGTATCTGTTGGAGACTTCAGTAGAGAATTATGTGGAGGTACCCACGTAAATAATTCTGGTGAAATAGGCTTATTTAAGATAATATCAGAGTCTGGTGTAGCAGCAGGAATAAGAAGAATAGAGGCAATAACAGGTAAAGAAGCTGTTAGATATACTGAAGAAAATGATAATCTTATAAGAAATATTGAGCAGGAGCTTAAATGTTCTAAGAAGGATATTTTAAATAAAATAAATCAATATCATAGTGAATTAAAAGAAAAAGAAAAGGAAATAAATATCCTTAAAGGAAAGTTAGCTTCAGGCTTTGAAGAAAATATACTAAGTTCAGTAAAGGAAGTAAGTGGAGTTAAGTATGTTGCCTCTGAAGTAAAAGGAATAAGTGGAGATACCTTGAGAGAATTATGCGATAAAGTAAGAAATAAAATAGACGATGGTATGGTTCTACTTGCAAGTAAAGATGGCGAAAAAGTACAATTTGTAGCAATGGCTTCAAAAAATGCAGTAAAAAAAGGCGTTCACTGTGGAAAAGTAATAAAAGAGGTTGCTTCTATGTGTGGAGGAAATGGAGGCGGAAGGCCAGATATGGCTCAAGCTGGAGGAAAAGATGGAGAAAAATTAGAAACTGCGTTAAAAGAAGTAGGAAATATTATGGAAAAATTAGTAAAGTAGTATACAATTACTAAAATATGCTTTATAATATATAGTATATTTCAGTATAAAATCTTTTCACTAACAAAAAAGGGGTGAGTGTAAATTGGGGAGTGAAATTAACGATAATACAATTGAGTTTGATGTTTTGAAAAATAAAGAGGATTTAACAAAAGAGATATTGAATGAAGTTTACAATTCATTAAAGGAAAAAGGTTATAATCCTATTAATCAATTGGTTGGGTATTTGATATCTGGAGATCCCACTTACATAACCAATTACAATGGCGCACGTGCTTTAGTAAGAAAGCTTGAGAGAGATGAAATACTTGAAGAAGTATTAAAATCATATCTTGGTATAAAATAAAAGTGCTCTTAGGAGCATTTTTATTTTAACTTAAGTTTTAATTATGTAAGTTTACTTATAATAAAAAGGAGATTTGTATGAGGATACTCGGTATTGATGTAGGCAATAAGACTATAGGAGTAGCACTTAGCGATCCACTTGGATTTACAGCTCAAGGTATAACTACTATAAGAAGAAAAAACGAAGAAGAAGATATAAAAGAATTGAAAGAATTGTGTGAAAAATATGAAGTTGATACCATAGTGTGCGGTCTTCCCAAAAATATGAATGGTACAATTGGATTTCAAAGTGAAAAAGTGCTTGGATTTTGTGAAGTTATTAAACAAAACATAAATGTACCCATAAAGATGTGGGATGAGAGATTGACAACTGTAACTGCAAATAGAGCGATGCTTGAAGCTGATCTTTCTAGAAAAAAAAGAAAAAAATTAGTTGATAAAGTAGCTGCTACATATATACTTCAAGGGTATCTAAACAGTATTTAATAC is from Clostridium acetobutylicum ATCC 824 and encodes:
- a CDS encoding ATP-dependent DNA helicase — translated: MESSNNKIKLSVRNLVEFVLRCGDLDNRFSGGSSRAVEGTRAHTKLQKQSKKLAKEKENYIYNSEVFLKYETELEDVDFIIEGRADEIFIDNYCVTINEIKSTGRPLEFIDENFNIIHWAQVKCYGYIYAEQNNIENLNISLTYFNIDTEEIKVLTKEVSFEYLKKEFFEYLQKYVYWAKMAIDWQIVRDISIGQCDFPFKEYRKGQRKLAVYVYKTIKEKKKLFVKAPTGIGKTISTLFPAVKAFKEGEIEKIFYLTAKGTTALSALSAVELLNKKGLRLKTLILTSKEKICFNEETNCNPEECIYAKGHYDRVNDAIKDLLKNEDIYNREIIEEYAKKYNVCPFELSLDMSLWCDLVICDYNYVFDPSVYLKRFFSDAKGGYVFLVDEAHNLPDRARDMYSSELYKSKVMFLKKNLSKKDYIYKTINNINSFFINLKKLSEDKGYIIDEDDNYEEAAKVIYKFLNKCEKWILENKEHKIYKEMQEFYLDAFKFIKTYELYSDNYIFYGEKISSDFKIKLFCLDPSKFIEETVKKGISAVFFSATLSPMNYFKEILGAEEGDYNATFASPFSEDNRCIFIAKNISTKYAKREQNYDAVVQYIRSFVLQKKGNYMIFFPSYKYMNNIYDRFSAGEDYEVILQKSSMDETEKNDFLAAFNDESEKGTIGFCVLGGVFSEGIDLKGERLIGAVIVGVGLPMICLERDMIKKYFDNRNNLGYEYSYMYPGMNKVLQAAGRVIRSESDKGAIMLLDERFAKYSYKKLMPSEWENAIYSSGNLEIEKKLEIFWADW
- the gltB gene encoding glutamate synthase large subunit produces the protein MTRNIGYPEKQGLYDPAFEKDNCGIGFITSIKGEKSHDIVKKGIEILVNLTHRGAVGADTKTGDGAGIMLQIPDEFFRINCDNLGIELPESGKYAVGMIFLPKETALSYQCEGILERAVEEQGQKVLGWRVVPRDNRSIGETAKGSEPVIKQIFIGSNCENQTDFERNLYIIRKRAESEVKRLVERGSEYFYICSLSSRTIVYKGLLLADQIKSFYMDLNDINFKSAIALVHQRYSTNTFPTWDLAQPFRFLAHNGEINTIRGNRNWMNAREGVLKSDVFGKKISDLFPIVNPKGSDSTSLDNTFELLVADGRPLAQALMMLIPEAWENNESMETWKRAFYEYQGTLIEPWDGPAAVAFTDGQQVGAVLDRNGLRPARYLITKNNIAVLASEAGVLKFEPEEIAYKGRLKPGKMFLIDTKEGRIIDDEEIKKSICLDKEYEKIVEKNKFTLDDFEATVGEEVVNDEVLKEKQQAFGYTLEDLRVILGPMAATGKEPLGSMGNDAPLAVLSNKSQLLFAYFKQLFAQVTNPPIDPIREEMVTSLVNYIGSQGNILNKDTEAVPFIEINSPILTDLEMEKIKNLRNKDFKTTTIPITFKYDTGIDGFKEALEKICERASKRIEEGFNVIVLSDKHIDSYEAAIPSLLALSAVQHHLIKEKTRTKVSIVVETGEARETMHFALLVGYGATAVNPYIAFESIRQIVREKDIEVESQEKAIENYIYAINHGILKILSKMGISTLRSYHGAEIFEAVGLSSKLVSEYFEGTPSRIEGIGIDEVAKEVLNRYKNAFNKIRKPVSVLSVGGQYSWRKNGEYHLFNPDTIYRLQVSARTGNYKMFKEYSHIINDQDKNLCTIRGLFEFKDLKPIPLEEVEPVNEILKRFSSGAMSFGSISKEAHETIAIAMNRIGGKSNSGEGGEDNERYKADANGDLRRSAIKQIASARFGVTAEYLVNADELQIKMAQGAKPGEGGQLPGRKVDVNIAKVRHSTPGIDLISPPPHHDIYSIEDLAQLIFDLKCVNPSSRISVKLVSEVGVGTVAAGVAKAHADSILISGHDGGTGASPISSIKHAGIPWELGLSEAQQVLLLNNLRSRVVLQTDGQLKTGRDVVIAALLGAEEFVFASTILVSLGCVMLRNCHLNTCEMGIATQDPELRKRFKGKPEYVINFLTFIAQEVREYMAQLGFRTINEMVGRVDKIQAKNAVSHWKAKGIDLSKILYKPDMPKRIKPYCTVAQEHGLDRIMDYKLIQIAKDALNSKKSVVGNFEIKNVDRSVGAMLSGKIAKIYGENGLPDDTIRFNFFGSAGQSFGAFGMKGMTIVLEGEANDYVGKGLSGAKIVIKTPERASYKQEENVIAGNTILYGATSGKLFINGMVGERFAVRNSGAYAVAEGTGDHCCEYMTGGIAVVLGETGRNFGAGMSGGMAFILDENDTFNDKCKAETLEITSDYDEEDEKVLRGLIEEHYNYTNSDKAKVILENWGEYKTKIKKVIPTAYKLILEKSKQKAAAVNM